The following coding sequences lie in one Peribacillus frigoritolerans genomic window:
- a CDS encoding YggS family pyridoxal phosphate-dependent enzyme, translated as MKVVDNLKNIEEKINRACENSGRAREAIKLIAVTKYVSVERANEALEAGILDLGENRDEGLLTKYEVLKDKPTWHYIGSMQTRKVKNVIDKISYIHSLDRISLAEEIQKRAKEPINCLVQVNVSGEESKHGLDPDATMDFIKGLSDFDKVNVAGLMTMAPLTDDEQVLRECFRKLKGIQVEIQNLELKHAPCTELSMGMSNDFMIAIEEGATMIRIGTALVGE; from the coding sequence GTGAAAGTAGTGGACAATTTAAAAAACATCGAAGAAAAAATAAATAGAGCATGTGAAAATAGTGGAAGGGCCCGTGAAGCGATAAAGTTGATCGCAGTGACGAAATATGTTTCGGTCGAGAGAGCGAATGAAGCATTGGAAGCGGGAATACTCGATTTGGGTGAAAACCGTGACGAAGGGCTTTTGACTAAATATGAAGTGCTCAAGGACAAGCCCACCTGGCATTATATTGGTTCCATGCAAACACGCAAAGTAAAGAATGTCATCGATAAAATTTCGTATATCCATTCATTGGACCGCATTTCTTTGGCAGAAGAAATTCAAAAACGCGCAAAAGAGCCGATAAACTGTTTAGTGCAGGTGAATGTTTCTGGTGAGGAATCAAAACATGGTCTGGATCCTGACGCGACAATGGATTTCATAAAAGGGTTATCCGATTTTGATAAGGTGAATGTTGCAGGATTGATGACGATGGCTCCATTGACCGATGATGAACAGGTTTTGCGGGAATGCTTCCGGAAACTGAAGGGCATCCAGGTTGAAATACAAAATTTAGAGTTGAAGCATGCCCCCTGCACTGAATTGTCCATGGGTATGTCCAATGATTTCATGATTGCCATTGAAGAAGGCGCTACAATGATCAGGATTGGTACAGCACTTGTAGGCGAATAA
- a CDS encoding cell division protein SepF produces the protein MSFVSKFKSYFALDDEYEYRDEVMEEEEAEPKVVKSAKQQQSASAGNNTNQNIVSLQSVQKSSKVVLLEPRAYAEAQEVADHLKNRRAVVVNLQRIQHDQGKRIIDFLSGTVYAISGDIQKIGTDIFLCTPDNVDVSGNITGFAAEEEYEEARW, from the coding sequence ATGTCGTTCGTATCAAAATTTAAATCTTATTTCGCGCTGGATGATGAGTATGAGTACAGGGATGAAGTGATGGAAGAAGAGGAGGCTGAACCAAAAGTCGTGAAGTCAGCTAAACAGCAGCAGTCAGCTTCTGCAGGGAATAATACAAATCAGAATATCGTAAGTTTGCAAAGCGTACAGAAATCTTCTAAAGTAGTATTATTGGAGCCTCGTGCTTATGCAGAAGCCCAGGAGGTAGCTGACCATTTAAAAAACAGGCGCGCTGTAGTCGTGAACCTTCAACGAATCCAGCATGACCAAGGAAAGCGAATCATTGATTTTCTAAGTGGGACTGTCTATGCAATCAGCGGGGATATCCAAAAAATTGGAACAGATATATTCTTATGTACCCCGGACAACGTCGATGTTTCCGGTAATATTACCGGCTTCGCCGCCGAAGAGGAGTACGAAGAAGCGAGGTGGTAA
- a CDS encoding YggT family protein, whose product MGLVLQGLYYLIEFYSMALIVYILMSWFPNARETSIGQFLEKICEPYLEPFRKFIPPLGMIDLSPLVALLVLNFASGYGINYLQTLIG is encoded by the coding sequence ATGGGTTTAGTGCTTCAGGGTTTATATTATTTAATTGAATTTTATTCAATGGCATTAATCGTTTACATATTGATGTCATGGTTCCCCAATGCAAGGGAGACATCGATTGGTCAATTTCTGGAAAAGATTTGCGAACCGTATTTAGAACCGTTCAGAAAGTTCATTCCGCCACTTGGCATGATCGATCTTTCACCTCTTGTTGCTTTGCTGGTACTTAATTTTGCCAGCGGTTATGGAATTAATTACTTACAGACTTTGATAGGATGA
- a CDS encoding RNA-binding protein: MSIYQHFRPEEKDFIDQAMNWIDQVKNSYAPKLSDFLDPRQQEILTSLMGNDPDVKLQFNGGSDFVERKRVLIYPDYYSPEPSDFNISLYDISYPKKFVTLEHRQILGTLMSLGVKREKFGDIIVTEEHIQFIAAEEMDSYLTGNLEKIGNASVSMKRLPIENIVQVKEKWEEHVTTVSSLRLDSVLSSVLNMSRQKTQALITSGKVKVNFKQTENVSEECREGDTLSIRGFGRCKIASIDGKTKKDKWRISLGRQK; this comes from the coding sequence ATGAGCATTTATCAGCATTTCAGGCCGGAGGAAAAAGATTTTATTGACCAGGCCATGAATTGGATTGATCAGGTTAAAAATTCCTACGCTCCGAAACTATCTGATTTTCTTGATCCGCGTCAGCAGGAAATCCTTACTTCCTTAATGGGGAATGATCCGGATGTGAAACTGCAATTCAATGGCGGGAGCGATTTCGTAGAGCGAAAACGTGTGCTCATTTACCCTGATTATTACTCTCCTGAACCATCGGATTTCAATATCTCCTTATACGATATCTCCTATCCAAAAAAATTTGTAACGCTTGAACATAGGCAAATACTTGGAACCTTGATGTCACTGGGGGTTAAGCGTGAAAAATTTGGTGATATAATAGTGACGGAGGAGCATATTCAATTTATAGCTGCCGAAGAGATGGATTCATATCTCACTGGGAATCTGGAGAAAATAGGTAATGCTTCCGTTTCCATGAAACGGCTTCCGATCGAGAATATCGTCCAAGTTAAGGAAAAATGGGAAGAGCATGTAACCACCGTCAGTTCCCTTAGGCTTGACAGTGTGCTATCGTCCGTCCTGAATATGTCCCGTCAAAAGACGCAGGCCTTGATAACGTCAGGAAAAGTAAAGGTGAATTTCAAGCAAACGGAAAACGTCTCGGAAGAATGCCGTGAAGGTGATACACTTTCCATCAGAGGTTTTGGTAGATGTAAAATAGCTTCCATTGATGGGAAAACCAAGAAGGATAAGTGGAGAATCTCGTTAGGCAGACAAAAATAA
- a CDS encoding DivIVA domain-containing protein — MPLTPIDIHNKEFNKVFRGYDEDEVNEFLDQVIKDYELILREKKELEDKLNETFDRLGHFTTIEGTLNKSIIVAQEAAEELRRNAQKEAKLIIKEAEKNADRIVNESLVKARKIAMDIEDLKKQSKVFRTRFKMLVGAQLDLLDNDDWDHLLDYEVDATEIELNERVEEEI; from the coding sequence ATGCCCTTAACCCCGATAGATATACATAACAAGGAATTTAACAAAGTATTTCGAGGGTATGATGAAGATGAAGTAAATGAATTTCTCGACCAGGTCATTAAAGATTATGAACTGATTTTGAGGGAGAAGAAAGAACTTGAAGATAAACTGAACGAGACTTTTGATCGTTTGGGACATTTTACGACAATTGAGGGTACACTTAACAAGTCGATTATTGTCGCTCAGGAAGCAGCCGAAGAATTAAGGCGCAATGCCCAAAAAGAAGCGAAACTGATCATAAAGGAAGCAGAGAAAAATGCTGACAGGATCGTCAATGAGTCACTTGTGAAAGCAAGGAAAATAGCGATGGATATTGAGGATTTGAAAAAGCAATCGAAAGTATTCCGGACGCGTTTCAAAATGCTTGTCGGTGCACAGCTGGATTTGCTGGACAATGACGATTGGGATCATCTTCTGGATTATGAAGTGGATGCGACTGAAATAGAATTAAATGAGAGAGTGGAAGAGGAAATTTAA
- the ileS gene encoding isoleucine--tRNA ligase — MEYKDTLLMPKTEFPMRGNLPKREPEIQEKWKEMNIYKKVQEQTEGRPLFILHDGPPYANGDIHMGHAMNKVLKDFIVRFKSMSGFQAPYVPGWDTHGLPIETALTKKGVKRKEMSVAEFRKLCEEYAYGQIDNQREQFKRIGVRGDWENPYITLKPEYEAQQIKVFGEMAKKGYIYKGKKPVYWSPSSESALAEAEIEYQDKRSASIYVAFEVTDGKGVIDEGVKIIIWTTTPWTIPANLGISLHPQLNYVVVAVENEKFLLAEALLESVTETLGWENPSIEKTVKGSELDRAVAKHPLYDRESLVMLGEHVTTEAGTGCVHTAPGHGEDDFIIGQKYGLDVLCPVDEKGVMTEEAGEFAGLFYDQANKPITEKLTEAGALLNLTFITHSYPHDWRTKKPTIFRATAQWFASIKDFRSELLEAIEETKWVPAWGETRLFNMVRDRGDWCISRQRAWGVPIPVFYAENGEPIITDETIDHISNLFREHGSNIWFEREAKELLPEGYTHEGSPNGIFTKETDIMDVWFDSGSSHQAVLEERDDLQRPADLYLEGSDQYRGWFNSSLSTSVAVTGKAPYKGVLSHGFALDGEGRKMSKSIGNVVLPSKVMNQLGADILRLWVASVDYQSDVRVSDPILKQVSEVYRKIRNTFRFLLGNLDGFNPKTDKVAVQELPEVDRYMLVKLNKLIKQSKLSYENYEFATIYNMVNNFCTQDLSSFYLDYAKDILYCEAPNGKERLAIQTVLYESLVSLTKLVSPILSHTADEVWAFIPGVTEESVQLTLMPEEISIDDAEVIEEKWTAFMDVRDNVLKALEEARNQKVIGKSLNAKVMVYVNEETKNLLDGIKESFEQLFIVSEFEIAGDVASAPAEAVKLEDIAILVTKAEGETCERCWNVSKEVGQVEEHPTLCPRCATVVKEHYVNQ; from the coding sequence ATGGAATACAAAGATACCTTATTGATGCCTAAAACTGAATTTCCAATGCGGGGGAATTTACCGAAACGTGAACCGGAAATCCAAGAAAAATGGAAAGAAATGAACATCTATAAAAAAGTGCAAGAACAAACGGAAGGACGTCCTTTATTCATTTTGCATGATGGACCTCCATATGCCAACGGCGATATCCATATGGGCCATGCAATGAATAAGGTTTTAAAGGATTTCATTGTCCGATTTAAATCGATGAGCGGTTTTCAAGCACCGTATGTACCTGGCTGGGATACGCATGGGCTTCCAATCGAAACGGCATTGACGAAAAAAGGCGTGAAACGGAAAGAAATGAGCGTTGCCGAATTCAGAAAGCTTTGTGAAGAGTATGCTTATGGTCAGATTGACAATCAACGTGAGCAGTTTAAGAGAATAGGGGTCCGTGGTGATTGGGAAAATCCTTATATCACATTAAAGCCTGAATATGAAGCACAGCAAATCAAGGTATTCGGTGAAATGGCGAAAAAAGGCTACATTTATAAAGGGAAAAAACCTGTTTACTGGTCCCCATCAAGTGAATCAGCGCTAGCCGAAGCTGAAATTGAATATCAAGACAAACGCTCTGCGTCGATCTATGTTGCTTTTGAAGTCACTGATGGCAAAGGCGTAATCGATGAAGGCGTCAAAATCATCATCTGGACGACAACTCCATGGACGATTCCTGCCAATCTTGGTATATCATTGCATCCGCAATTAAATTACGTAGTAGTGGCTGTCGAAAATGAAAAATTCTTACTTGCTGAGGCACTGCTTGAATCGGTAACGGAAACATTAGGGTGGGAAAACCCGTCTATCGAAAAAACGGTAAAAGGTAGCGAGTTGGACCGTGCTGTTGCCAAACATCCTCTTTATGACCGCGAATCTTTAGTGATGTTAGGTGAGCACGTAACGACTGAAGCTGGAACGGGCTGTGTTCATACGGCGCCTGGCCATGGTGAAGATGACTTTATCATTGGGCAAAAATATGGCTTGGACGTACTTTGTCCTGTAGATGAAAAAGGAGTCATGACGGAAGAGGCAGGGGAGTTTGCCGGATTATTTTATGATCAAGCGAATAAACCAATTACCGAAAAATTAACTGAAGCAGGCGCGTTATTGAACTTGACGTTCATTACGCACTCTTACCCACATGACTGGCGGACGAAGAAGCCGACGATCTTCCGTGCAACAGCACAATGGTTCGCGTCAATCAAAGACTTCCGCAGTGAGCTTCTGGAAGCGATTGAAGAAACCAAATGGGTACCGGCTTGGGGCGAAACTCGCCTATTCAATATGGTCCGTGACCGCGGGGATTGGTGTATTTCCCGCCAACGCGCTTGGGGCGTGCCAATTCCAGTGTTTTATGCAGAAAATGGCGAGCCGATCATTACGGATGAAACCATCGACCATATTTCAAACCTATTCCGTGAACACGGTTCAAACATCTGGTTTGAGCGTGAAGCGAAAGAACTTCTGCCTGAAGGCTATACACATGAAGGCAGCCCGAATGGTATCTTCACGAAAGAAACGGATATCATGGACGTATGGTTCGATTCCGGTTCTTCCCATCAAGCGGTACTTGAAGAAAGAGACGACTTGCAGCGTCCTGCTGACCTTTATTTAGAAGGTTCCGATCAATATCGCGGCTGGTTTAACTCATCACTTTCAACAAGTGTTGCGGTTACAGGCAAAGCGCCATATAAAGGTGTACTTAGCCACGGGTTCGCATTGGATGGCGAAGGCCGTAAAATGAGTAAGTCGATTGGGAACGTTGTGTTGCCATCCAAGGTCATGAACCAACTTGGAGCAGATATCTTACGCCTTTGGGTAGCTTCGGTGGATTACCAATCGGATGTCAGGGTTTCCGATCCTATTTTAAAACAAGTTTCGGAAGTTTACCGTAAAATCCGTAATACATTCCGCTTCTTGTTAGGGAACTTGGATGGATTCAATCCAAAAACCGATAAAGTGGCAGTTCAAGAATTGCCTGAAGTCGATCGATACATGCTGGTTAAATTGAATAAACTGATCAAACAGTCGAAGCTAAGTTATGAAAATTATGAGTTTGCTACAATTTATAATATGGTCAATAATTTCTGTACACAGGATTTAAGTTCGTTCTACCTCGATTATGCAAAAGACATTCTTTATTGTGAAGCGCCAAATGGTAAGGAGCGTTTGGCCATTCAAACGGTCCTTTACGAGTCATTGGTCAGCTTAACGAAATTGGTGTCACCGATCCTTTCTCATACAGCTGATGAAGTATGGGCGTTCATTCCGGGTGTAACGGAAGAAAGTGTACAGTTGACATTGATGCCTGAAGAAATTTCAATTGATGATGCTGAAGTCATTGAAGAAAAATGGACGGCGTTCATGGATGTCCGTGATAATGTTCTGAAAGCATTAGAAGAAGCCCGTAACCAGAAGGTCATTGGAAAATCACTGAACGCTAAAGTGATGGTCTATGTTAATGAAGAAACGAAGAACCTGCTTGATGGCATCAAGGAAAGCTTTGAACAGCTATTCATCGTATCTGAATTCGAAATCGCTGGCGATGTGGCAAGTGCCCCAGCAGAAGCGGTTAAACTTGAGGATATAGCGATCCTTGTTACAAAAGCAGAAGGTGAAACGTGTGAACGTTGCTGGAATGTTTCGAAGGAAGTAGGTCAAGTGGAAGAACATCCAACACTTTGCCCGCGTTGTGCTACAGTCGTGAAAGAGCATTACGTGAATCAATAA
- the lspA gene encoding signal peptidase II gives MFYYLIALLVIALDQLTKWMIVKKMEYGESIEIIENLLYITSHRNRGAAWGILQGQMWFFYIITIAVIIGLVYYIQKMAKESVLLGAALGLMLGGAIGNFIDRVVRQEVVDFVHTYIFSYSFPVFNVADAALSIGVGLLVIHMFLEEKNAKEKDNG, from the coding sequence GTGTTTTATTATTTGATTGCCCTTTTGGTCATAGCTCTCGATCAGCTGACAAAATGGATGATTGTGAAAAAAATGGAGTACGGAGAAAGCATTGAAATTATTGAAAACCTTCTATATATCACCTCGCATCGAAATCGTGGGGCAGCATGGGGAATTCTACAAGGTCAAATGTGGTTTTTCTACATCATCACCATCGCTGTCATTATTGGACTTGTCTATTATATTCAGAAAATGGCGAAGGAAAGCGTTTTGCTTGGAGCTGCACTTGGTCTCATGCTAGGCGGTGCGATTGGTAATTTCATCGATCGTGTTGTTCGTCAGGAAGTGGTGGATTTCGTTCATACCTATATTTTCAGCTACAGTTTCCCGGTATTCAATGTTGCTGATGCTGCGCTTTCAATTGGTGTCGGACTGCTCGTGATTCATATGTTTTTAGAAGAAAAAAACGCTAAGGAGAAAGATAATGGATAA
- a CDS encoding RluA family pseudouridine synthase, whose translation MDKRLYSIDETLKGVRIDKALSTLNEEWSRTQVQQWIKDDHVLVNGTAIKTNYKAVPGDTIEVTIPDLEELDAVAEEMDLDIYYEDADVLVVNKPSGMVVHPAPGHVSGTLVNGLMAHCKDLSGINGVMRPGIVHRIDKDTSGLLMVAKNDMAHEKLVQQLVDKTVTRKYQAVVHGVIPHDFGTIDAPIGRDKKDRQSMTVTDSNAKNAVTHFRVIERFKDFTLVECQLETGRTHQIRVHMKYIGFPLAGDPKYGPKKTLKLDGQALHAGLLGFIHPRTNEYMEFEAPIPEEFENLINQLRRSKD comes from the coding sequence ATGGATAAAAGGTTATACAGCATCGATGAAACACTAAAAGGAGTCAGGATTGATAAGGCTCTTTCCACTTTGAATGAGGAATGGTCACGTACTCAGGTCCAGCAATGGATTAAGGATGATCATGTTTTGGTAAACGGCACGGCGATAAAGACGAATTACAAAGCTGTTCCTGGCGATACAATCGAAGTGACGATTCCGGATCTTGAGGAATTGGATGCGGTAGCAGAGGAAATGGATTTGGATATCTATTATGAAGATGCAGATGTACTTGTGGTTAATAAACCGAGCGGTATGGTCGTCCATCCGGCACCTGGACATGTATCCGGCACGCTTGTAAATGGATTGATGGCTCACTGCAAGGATCTTTCTGGAATCAACGGTGTCATGCGGCCTGGAATCGTCCATCGAATCGATAAAGATACATCAGGTCTATTGATGGTTGCCAAAAATGATATGGCACACGAAAAGCTGGTCCAGCAGCTTGTTGACAAAACGGTTACCCGTAAGTATCAAGCTGTAGTTCATGGTGTGATCCCACATGACTTCGGAACGATCGATGCACCGATCGGCCGCGATAAAAAAGATCGCCAAAGCATGACTGTCACAGATTCGAATGCCAAAAATGCTGTCACGCATTTCCGGGTCATCGAACGCTTCAAGGATTTCACTTTAGTGGAATGCCAGCTTGAAACAGGAAGGACACATCAAATTCGTGTTCATATGAAATACATTGGCTTCCCGCTAGCGGGTGATCCGAAATACGGTCCGAAAAAGACCCTGAAATTAGATGGACAAGCATTGCACGCCGGTCTTCTAGGTTTCATTCATCCTCGTACAAATGAGTATATGGAATTCGAAGCTCCGATTCCGGAAGAGTTTGAAAATCTAATTAATCAATTGCGTAGAAGTAAGGATTGA
- the pyrR gene encoding bifunctional pyr operon transcriptional regulator/uracil phosphoribosyltransferase PyrR, with protein MNEKAIVLDEKAISRALTRIAHEIIEKNKGIEDCVLIGIRTRGIFLADRLAKRINQIEGKEIELGELDITLYRDDLSKKTNDGEPIVKGSDIPVNITDKKVILVDDVLFTGRTVRAAMDALVDLGRPSQIQLAVLVDRGHRELPIRADFVGKNVPTSQSEKITVTLTEVDEVDQVTILEN; from the coding sequence TTGAATGAGAAAGCCATAGTACTTGATGAGAAGGCCATTAGCAGAGCCTTGACGAGAATTGCCCATGAAATTATTGAGAAAAATAAGGGTATAGAAGATTGCGTCTTAATCGGGATACGTACACGCGGGATTTTCCTCGCAGACCGACTTGCAAAGCGCATCAATCAAATAGAAGGCAAGGAAATAGAACTGGGTGAACTGGATATTACACTTTATCGCGATGACCTTTCGAAAAAGACCAATGATGGGGAACCCATCGTAAAAGGTTCAGACATTCCGGTCAATATCACCGACAAGAAAGTGATTTTAGTGGATGATGTTCTTTTCACAGGCAGAACCGTTAGAGCGGCAATGGATGCTCTGGTGGATTTGGGAAGACCTTCGCAAATTCAGCTTGCCGTATTAGTGGATAGGGGACATAGGGAATTGCCGATTCGAGCGGATTTCGTCGGCAAAAACGTTCCGACTTCCCAATCTGAAAAAATTACCGTTACGTTAACAGAAGTAGATGAAGTAGATCAAGTTACTATATTAGAAAACTAA
- a CDS encoding solute carrier family 23 protein — protein sequence MEETKRDIVLDVEDVPKAGQWITLSIQHLFAMFGATVLVPFLVGLSPAVALVSSGLGTLSYLLITKGQIPAYLGSSFAFITPIIAAKALGGPEAAMIGCFAAGFIYGIVALIIQKVGLRWLMNILPPVVVGPVIIVIGLSLAGTAVDMAMYDPQDKYSVTYIVIALITLAVTIICNVFFKGFINLIPILMGIIVGYACSAVAGIIDYEPIKSAQWWEMPDFMLPYVTYTPTFSWEVIAIMVPVAIVTLSEHIGHQMVLSKVVGRNFLEKPGLHRSILGDGAGIMIGSFIGGPPLTSYGENIGVLTMTKAYSVYIIGGAALTAIIFGFNGKISAVISSIPSAVMGGISILLFGIIASSGLRMLIDNKVDFDKKRNLMIASVILVLGIGGAFVQLSETVSLSGMALSAIVGILLNLILPDREKISGNIFEK from the coding sequence ATGGAAGAAACAAAAAGGGATATCGTACTGGATGTCGAGGACGTACCAAAGGCTGGCCAGTGGATTACGTTAAGCATCCAGCATTTGTTCGCCATGTTCGGTGCAACGGTGCTGGTGCCATTCTTGGTAGGGTTAAGCCCGGCGGTAGCGTTGGTTTCAAGCGGGTTGGGCACACTTTCATACTTATTGATAACCAAAGGTCAGATACCAGCTTATCTCGGGTCATCTTTCGCTTTCATTACGCCAATCATCGCTGCAAAGGCATTAGGTGGTCCGGAGGCGGCCATGATCGGCTGTTTTGCAGCAGGGTTCATATATGGGATAGTAGCATTGATTATCCAAAAAGTCGGATTGCGCTGGTTAATGAATATACTTCCTCCGGTTGTGGTAGGCCCGGTCATCATCGTAATCGGATTGAGCCTTGCTGGAACGGCCGTGGACATGGCAATGTATGATCCTCAAGATAAATACAGCGTCACATATATAGTTATAGCGCTGATCACTTTAGCGGTAACCATCATCTGTAACGTGTTCTTTAAAGGATTCATTAACTTAATCCCGATTTTAATGGGAATCATAGTGGGCTACGCCTGTTCGGCTGTTGCAGGAATAATAGATTATGAACCGATCAAGTCAGCACAATGGTGGGAAATGCCTGACTTCATGTTGCCATATGTAACCTATACACCGACCTTCTCATGGGAGGTCATTGCCATCATGGTACCCGTCGCCATCGTAACTTTATCAGAACATATTGGTCACCAGATGGTGCTGAGCAAAGTAGTCGGCAGAAACTTTTTGGAAAAGCCCGGTTTGCATCGCTCGATTTTAGGAGATGGAGCAGGAATCATGATTGGTTCCTTCATCGGTGGTCCGCCGCTGACATCATATGGTGAAAATATTGGGGTCCTGACGATGACAAAGGCGTACAGTGTGTATATCATCGGCGGGGCAGCATTGACTGCAATCATCTTTGGCTTTAACGGTAAGATTTCAGCAGTAATCAGCTCGATACCCAGCGCGGTGATGGGCGGCATTTCCATCTTGCTCTTCGGTATCATCGCATCAAGCGGATTAAGGATGCTGATTGATAACAAGGTCGATTTTGACAAGAAAAGAAACCTGATGATAGCTTCAGTCATCCTGGTGTTAGGAATCGGAGGAGCGTTCGTACAACTATCGGAAACGGTTTCGCTTTCCGGAATGGCACTTTCAGCCATCGTCGGAATCCTTCTTAACTTGATTCTTCCGGACCGGGAAAAAATATCCGGAAATATATTTGAAAAATAA
- a CDS encoding aspartate carbamoyltransferase catalytic subunit: MKKLLTMKELTLTEIERILHEAEGFANGSSWNPKQQTTVANLFFEPSTRTKSSFEMAERKLGLEVIPFDAGTSSVLKGETLYDTVRTLEAIGVNALIIRHEQDNYFDELNEKIGIPIINAGDGCGNHPTQSLLDLLTIKQEFKSFKGLKIAIIGDVMHSRVAKSNAEALTRLGANVVFSGPPEWFDTTNSLGRYEDIDHAVATADVVMLLRIQHERHVEKYDQENGEYLESFGLTKQREKNMKPDAIIMHPAPINRGVEIDSDLVECSRSRIFKQMENGVFIRMAVLKNVLEQSEGGNIHENSNQKWSIAR; encoded by the coding sequence ATGAAAAAATTATTGACCATGAAAGAATTGACTTTGACTGAAATTGAAAGAATTTTACATGAGGCAGAGGGTTTTGCCAACGGATCCAGCTGGAATCCAAAACAGCAGACTACAGTTGCCAATCTCTTCTTTGAACCAAGCACACGTACAAAATCAAGCTTTGAAATGGCTGAAAGAAAACTGGGTCTTGAGGTCATTCCTTTTGATGCGGGTACATCATCCGTGTTAAAAGGCGAAACCTTATATGACACTGTTAGAACGTTAGAAGCAATAGGTGTAAATGCCTTGATCATCCGTCATGAACAGGATAATTATTTTGACGAATTGAATGAGAAGATCGGGATTCCAATAATCAATGCAGGGGATGGCTGCGGAAATCACCCAACCCAATCATTACTGGACTTATTGACAATAAAACAAGAGTTTAAAAGTTTCAAAGGTCTGAAGATTGCGATAATCGGTGATGTGATGCATAGTCGGGTTGCAAAATCGAATGCAGAAGCATTAACCCGTTTAGGAGCGAATGTCGTATTTTCGGGTCCTCCTGAATGGTTTGACACAACAAACAGTTTAGGAAGGTATGAAGACATCGATCATGCGGTAGCTACAGCAGATGTGGTCATGCTGCTCAGAATACAGCATGAAAGGCATGTTGAAAAATACGATCAGGAAAATGGAGAGTATCTGGAAAGTTTCGGCCTGACCAAACAACGTGAAAAAAATATGAAACCGGATGCGATCATCATGCATCCTGCACCAATAAACCGCGGTGTTGAAATAGACAGTGATTTAGTCGAATGCAGCCGCTCAAGAATTTTCAAACAAATGGAGAATGGCGTGTTCATTAGAATGGCCGTATTAAAAAATGTGCTTGAACAATCCGAAGGGGGAAACATTCATGAAAACAGTAATCAAAAATGGAGTATTGCTAGATAA